A single region of the Hoeflea prorocentri genome encodes:
- the nagA gene encoding N-acetylglucosamine-6-phosphate deacetylase codes for MTQHTAIEAPVIFDGSTWHSQAAVLYQSGTVTDIVPVSQIPADVALSRLESGFLAPGFVDLQVNGGGGVLLNDDPSIETIRTICTAHARFGTTALLPTLITDTPEMTEKAIAAAAGAAKDEIAGFLGLHLEGPHLSVERRGAHDADLVRPAGRDDVARLLDAQRKIPHLLVTVAPEAVTTDQIRTLSEANIKISLGHSNADCQTAREMVMVGASMFTHLFNAMSPLSHREPGMVGAALSEPSVHAGLIADGIHVAPESLGIAIRGKAEPGRLFVVTDAMSCIGTDQQSFTLNGRTVHRVDGRLTLDDGTLAGADIDMIASVRFLVQKVGLRVDEALKMASLYPARALGADDRHGHLGKGATANLVHLSDALTVENVWIAGECVFSCEGPSGN; via the coding sequence ATGACGCAACACACAGCGATCGAAGCGCCGGTGATCTTTGACGGTTCGACCTGGCATTCACAGGCGGCAGTTCTGTATCAGTCGGGAACTGTCACGGATATTGTCCCCGTATCGCAAATCCCGGCGGATGTGGCTTTGTCGCGGCTTGAGAGCGGCTTCCTGGCGCCGGGGTTTGTCGACCTGCAGGTCAATGGCGGCGGCGGTGTCCTGCTGAACGACGATCCGAGCATCGAGACCATTCGAACCATTTGCACGGCGCATGCGCGGTTCGGAACGACCGCATTGCTGCCGACGCTTATCACCGACACGCCGGAGATGACGGAAAAGGCAATCGCCGCCGCTGCCGGTGCAGCGAAGGATGAGATCGCCGGTTTTCTCGGCCTTCACCTGGAGGGACCGCATCTGTCGGTCGAGCGGCGGGGCGCACACGATGCGGACCTCGTCCGCCCCGCCGGACGGGACGATGTGGCAAGGCTGCTGGATGCGCAAAGAAAAATTCCGCACCTGCTCGTTACCGTTGCTCCGGAAGCCGTCACCACAGATCAGATCCGCACCTTGAGTGAGGCCAACATCAAGATCAGTCTCGGGCACAGCAATGCCGATTGCCAGACCGCGCGTGAGATGGTCATGGTCGGGGCTTCGATGTTTACGCATCTGTTCAATGCCATGAGCCCCCTCAGTCATCGCGAGCCGGGCATGGTGGGTGCGGCTCTGTCGGAACCATCCGTCCATGCGGGGCTGATTGCCGACGGTATCCATGTTGCGCCGGAAAGCCTTGGCATTGCCATCAGAGGCAAGGCAGAACCGGGCAGGCTGTTTGTTGTCACCGACGCCATGTCCTGCATCGGCACCGATCAGCAATCCTTCACACTGAACGGGCGCACCGTGCATCGGGTAGACGGGCGCTTGACGCTGGACGACGGAACCCTCGCCGGAGCGGATATCGACATGATCGCATCGGTACGGTTTCTGGTCCAGAAGGTCGGGCTGCGGGTCGATGAGGCGCTGAAAATGGCATCACTCTATCCGGCGCGCGCACTTGGCGCGGATGATCGACACGGGCACCTGGGAAAAGGCGCGACCGCAAACCTGGTGCATTTGTCCGATGCCCTGACGGTCGAAAATGTCTGGATCGCCGGGGAGTGTGTCTTCAGTTGCGAAGGACCGTCCGGCAACTAG
- a CDS encoding N-acetylmuramic acid 6-phosphate etherase: MRGTTTESLHQSAPGLDLKTPEAVLSDLLEGQSEAAASVAHASDAIIEASAAVAHCLRSGGSLFYAAAGSSGLMALSDALELPGTFGIERDRIKILFAGGSPWIDTFRGGPEDDSDLGFSDATSAGIGKGDLMIAVSASGSTPYAVAALARAAEVGATTVAIANNPDTPLLKAADIGIFLPTSPELIAGSTRMGAGTAQKIALNMISTLMAIDLGHVVDGHMVNLTVDNTKLRTRAIHMICRLAKCDETRAANCLDEVNGKVKPAILRAAGAGGIDEAQALLDAHDGNVRSALTALDQGSAPEEQRASSA, translated from the coding sequence ATGCGCGGAACAACAACGGAAAGCCTGCATCAAAGCGCGCCAGGGCTCGATCTGAAAACGCCGGAAGCGGTGCTTTCGGACCTGCTTGAAGGCCAGAGCGAAGCCGCGGCAAGCGTGGCTCACGCATCCGATGCGATCATTGAAGCCTCCGCCGCCGTGGCGCACTGTCTCCGCTCCGGCGGCAGTCTTTTTTACGCCGCCGCCGGAAGCTCAGGACTGATGGCCCTTTCGGACGCCCTCGAGCTTCCCGGGACATTCGGCATTGAGCGCGACCGCATCAAAATACTCTTCGCTGGCGGATCGCCCTGGATCGACACGTTCCGAGGGGGCCCCGAAGACGATTCAGACCTTGGTTTCAGCGACGCGACATCAGCAGGCATTGGCAAAGGCGACCTGATGATCGCCGTTTCGGCCAGTGGCTCCACACCCTATGCGGTCGCCGCCCTCGCCCGGGCGGCCGAGGTTGGCGCGACCACCGTGGCGATTGCCAACAATCCCGATACGCCATTGCTCAAAGCCGCCGATATCGGGATATTTCTGCCCACCTCGCCTGAGTTGATTGCCGGCTCGACACGTATGGGCGCCGGAACCGCTCAGAAAATCGCTCTCAATATGATTTCCACGCTCATGGCCATTGACCTTGGCCATGTGGTCGATGGGCATATGGTCAATCTGACGGTAGACAACACCAAGCTGCGCACCCGGGCCATCCATATGATTTGCCGCCTCGCGAAGTGCGACGAGACAAGGGCCGCGAATTGCCTCGACGAGGTGAACGGCAAGGTTAAACCAGCCATTTTGCGTGCCGCCGGAGCCGGCGGCATTGATGAGGCGCAGGCTTTGCTTGACGCCCATGACGGAAATGTACGGTCGGCTTTGACCGCACTTGATCAGGGCTCTGCCCCTGAAGAGCAACGCGCCTCATCGGCGTAA
- a CDS encoding ABC transporter substrate-binding protein has translation MKSTSIKGLLLASTLLCSVGFAYAQDAELTIESWRNDDLEIWQTKLIPAFEAKHPGIKVKFTPSAPAEYNAVLNSKLEAGSAGDLITCRPFDASLALYEDGHLAAVTDLEGMKNFSSVAKSGWSTDDGSVQFCVPMASVIHGFIYNKDAFEELGLAVPQTEEELFAALDKIKEDGNYVPMAMGTNDQWEAATMGYQNIGPNYWKGEEGRLALINGDQKLTDEQWVQPYETLVRWKDYLGDGFEAQTYPDSQNMFTLGRAAVYPAGSWEISGFNNLADFEMGAFPPPVRNAGDECYISDHTDIAIGMNPKTANPEAAKAFLNWVGSDEFASLYANALPGFFSLSDHTVKMDDPLAQEFVSWRGKCNSTIRSTYQILSRGTPNLENETWNASANVIRGTEAPADAAKRLQDGLASWYENQK, from the coding sequence ATGAAGAGCACATCCATCAAGGGCCTGCTTCTGGCATCCACGCTTTTGTGCAGCGTGGGCTTTGCCTATGCGCAGGACGCCGAACTGACAATCGAGAGCTGGCGCAATGATGACCTGGAAATCTGGCAGACCAAGCTGATACCGGCGTTCGAAGCCAAGCATCCCGGCATCAAGGTGAAGTTCACCCCTTCCGCACCGGCCGAATATAATGCCGTCCTCAATTCCAAACTTGAGGCCGGATCGGCCGGAGACCTTATTACCTGCCGGCCGTTTGACGCGTCACTGGCGCTTTATGAAGACGGTCACCTTGCTGCAGTCACCGATCTTGAGGGCATGAAAAACTTTTCCAGCGTGGCGAAATCCGGTTGGTCGACCGACGATGGCTCGGTGCAGTTCTGCGTTCCCATGGCGTCGGTGATCCACGGTTTCATCTACAACAAGGACGCCTTTGAGGAACTCGGCCTTGCTGTGCCGCAAACCGAAGAGGAACTCTTTGCCGCCCTCGACAAGATCAAGGAAGACGGCAACTACGTTCCGATGGCCATGGGCACAAACGATCAGTGGGAAGCCGCAACGATGGGCTACCAGAATATCGGACCCAATTACTGGAAAGGCGAAGAAGGCCGCCTTGCCCTCATCAACGGCGACCAGAAGCTGACGGACGAACAATGGGTGCAGCCCTATGAGACGCTGGTGCGCTGGAAGGATTATCTCGGCGACGGCTTTGAAGCCCAGACCTATCCCGACAGCCAGAATATGTTCACGCTCGGCCGTGCGGCCGTCTATCCGGCGGGCTCCTGGGAAATCTCGGGCTTCAACAACCTTGCCGACTTCGAGATGGGCGCATTTCCGCCGCCGGTCCGCAATGCGGGCGACGAGTGCTACATCTCCGACCATACGGATATCGCTATCGGCATGAACCCGAAAACAGCCAATCCCGAGGCCGCCAAGGCATTCCTGAACTGGGTCGGCTCAGATGAGTTTGCATCGCTTTATGCCAATGCGTTGCCGGGCTTCTTCTCGCTGTCCGATCACACTGTGAAAATGGACGATCCGCTGGCACAGGAATTCGTTTCCTGGCGCGGAAAATGTAACTCCACCATCCGTTCGACCTATCAGATTCTGTCGCGCGGAACGCCGAACCTTGAAAACGAGACCTGGAATGCGTCCGCAAACGTCATCCGCGGCACCGAGGCGCCCGCAGACGCGGCCAAACGCCTTCAGGACGGTCTTGCAAGCTGGTACGAAAACCAGAAGTAA
- a CDS encoding SIS domain-containing protein — MTKMRAEIDEIPDAAQRLLDGLSPDLGEIGRSLRERKPGFVVSVARGSSDHAAAFLKYAIELQLGLAVASVGPSIASIYGTRLKLDNALCLSVSQSGQSPDIVALQNAAGQGGALTMSLTNNAGSPLAVGSDIRIDIRAGTEFAVAATKSVVNSILAGLLVVSAWSRDEALERALRQLPEQLSKAVRTNWPSIFSDPQTGQSLYILGRGPALAVAHEAALKCKETCNLHAEAYSAAEVLHGPVSLVGGGFPVLVLTARDAAEASIVSTADKLAGDGAKVYITSEKTMTARRLPFIATGHPLTDALALIVPFYGFVERLARTIGLDPDSPDKLSKVTETT; from the coding sequence ATGACAAAAATGCGAGCGGAGATCGACGAGATACCGGATGCGGCACAAAGGCTGCTGGACGGACTGTCGCCTGATCTGGGCGAAATCGGCCGCTCGTTGCGGGAACGCAAGCCTGGCTTCGTGGTCTCTGTGGCCCGCGGGTCTTCCGACCACGCGGCGGCGTTCTTGAAATACGCCATCGAACTGCAACTGGGGCTGGCCGTCGCCTCGGTCGGTCCTTCCATCGCTTCGATCTATGGCACTCGGCTTAAACTTGACAATGCACTTTGTCTGTCAGTGTCACAGTCCGGCCAAAGCCCGGATATCGTGGCGCTGCAAAACGCTGCCGGGCAGGGGGGCGCTCTGACCATGTCGCTGACGAACAATGCCGGTTCACCACTCGCCGTCGGCAGCGATATCCGCATTGATATCCGGGCCGGCACAGAATTCGCAGTGGCGGCGACAAAGAGTGTTGTAAATTCGATCCTTGCCGGCTTGCTCGTCGTATCGGCCTGGTCTCGGGATGAAGCGCTGGAGCGGGCGCTCAGGCAGTTGCCCGAGCAGTTGAGCAAGGCGGTGCGCACGAACTGGCCATCCATTTTTTCCGATCCGCAAACCGGCCAGTCGCTTTATATACTCGGTCGCGGGCCGGCGCTGGCGGTTGCCCATGAGGCGGCGCTCAAATGCAAGGAGACCTGCAATCTGCACGCCGAAGCCTATAGCGCAGCGGAAGTATTGCACGGCCCGGTCTCTCTGGTTGGGGGTGGTTTTCCGGTTTTGGTTTTGACGGCCCGGGATGCGGCGGAAGCATCTATAGTTTCGACGGCTGACAAGCTGGCCGGCGACGGAGCCAAGGTCTACATCACTTCCGAAAAGACGATGACGGCCCGGCGACTTCCCTTTATAGCAACGGGTCATCCGTTGACGGACGCGTTGGCTCTGATTGTTCCGTTTTACGGATTTGTCGAGAGACTGGCGCGGACAATCGGGCTGGATCCCGACAGCCCGGACAAACTCAGCAAGGTGACCGAGACCACATGA
- a CDS encoding carbohydrate ABC transporter permease has protein sequence MSASEKTKRPVRWHIAVFLAPAVLVYTAIMILPLFGTLQLSLFREVDQQQVFVGFDNFRILFGDPRWSDSFWNALFNNTWFFIIHMLVQNPLGILFAALLSSPKLRFSVFYRTAIFVPTILSFVIVGFAWKLILSPLWGIAPDMLSAVGLKSLFAPWLGKTEYALTTLSLISVWQFIGIPMMLIYAALLSIPDEVLEAAECDGITGMSQFWKIKLPLILPSIGIISILTFVGNFNAFDLIYTTQGALAGPNYATDILGTFLYRTFFGFQLQVGDPNMGSTIASVMFLIILAGVSIYLFGIQTRLRRYQF, from the coding sequence ATGAGCGCATCTGAAAAGACAAAAAGGCCGGTTCGCTGGCATATCGCCGTCTTCCTTGCGCCGGCGGTCCTCGTCTACACGGCCATTATGATCCTGCCTCTGTTCGGCACGCTTCAGCTCTCCCTTTTCCGGGAGGTTGATCAGCAGCAGGTCTTTGTCGGCTTTGACAACTTCCGCATCCTGTTCGGCGATCCGCGCTGGTCCGATTCCTTCTGGAACGCCCTTTTCAACAACACCTGGTTCTTCATCATTCACATGCTGGTCCAGAACCCGCTGGGTATCCTCTTTGCAGCCCTGCTCTCCAGTCCGAAACTACGGTTTTCGGTCTTTTACCGTACAGCCATATTCGTGCCGACAATCCTCTCCTTCGTTATTGTCGGCTTCGCATGGAAACTGATCCTGAGCCCGCTTTGGGGCATCGCCCCGGATATGCTGAGCGCCGTCGGCCTGAAAAGCCTTTTTGCGCCTTGGCTGGGCAAGACGGAATATGCACTCACCACGCTCAGCCTTATCTCGGTGTGGCAGTTCATCGGCATTCCAATGATGCTGATCTACGCAGCGCTCCTGTCCATTCCGGACGAGGTTCTGGAGGCAGCCGAGTGTGACGGCATTACCGGCATGAGCCAGTTCTGGAAGATAAAACTGCCGCTGATACTGCCATCCATCGGCATCATCTCGATCCTGACTTTTGTCGGCAATTTCAATGCGTTCGATCTGATTTATACGACACAGGGTGCGCTGGCAGGCCCTAACTACGCGACCGATATCCTCGGCACGTTCCTCTACCGCACCTTCTTTGGCTTCCAGTTGCAGGTGGGCGATCCCAATATGGGTTCGACGATCGCCTCGGTCATGTTCCTGATCATTCTTGCCGGCGTGTCGATCTATCTTTTCGGCATCCAGACGCGGCTTCGCCGCTACCAGTTCTAG
- a CDS encoding BadF/BadG/BcrA/BcrD ATPase family protein, with amino-acid sequence MTAHVIGIDGGGTSCRAALTGRDGVVSGTGKSGAANILTDMNGGVRHIIEAAQRACDDAGLRGELSSMDVLLGLAGANMDASVEALRGRLPFRRCEIESDALIAVHGALGEADGVVAIIGTGAVFAAKQGSSVRTIGGWGFVVGDQGSGAALGQELMRRTLLAHDGVGPASDVTGRLFSEFGGEPQKVVAYAHGAPPGAFARYAPMVFEYAQRNDPVATAIIVEAAGQIDAFIDAMVGTELQRLCLLGGLAGPYEPWLADKHRARIVPAQGDALDGAAQLARQRFLMTGDVRV; translated from the coding sequence ATGACGGCGCATGTCATAGGAATTGACGGTGGTGGAACCAGTTGCCGAGCTGCTCTGACCGGGCGTGACGGAGTGGTCAGCGGAACGGGCAAGAGCGGCGCCGCGAATATCCTGACTGATATGAATGGCGGGGTCCGTCATATTATCGAGGCCGCGCAGCGGGCGTGTGATGACGCCGGGCTTCGCGGTGAGCTTTCCTCCATGGATGTTCTGCTCGGGCTTGCTGGCGCCAATATGGACGCCAGCGTCGAGGCGCTGCGCGGCCGGCTTCCGTTTCGCCGCTGTGAGATCGAAAGCGACGCATTAATTGCGGTGCACGGTGCACTGGGAGAGGCGGACGGGGTCGTTGCGATCATCGGAACGGGCGCGGTGTTCGCAGCCAAGCAGGGGTCATCGGTTCGCACGATCGGCGGTTGGGGCTTTGTCGTCGGCGATCAGGGCAGCGGCGCGGCCTTGGGGCAAGAGCTGATGCGGCGGACGCTATTGGCCCATGACGGCGTCGGACCAGCGTCGGACGTGACCGGGCGCCTTTTCTCGGAGTTTGGCGGGGAGCCGCAAAAGGTGGTTGCTTATGCCCATGGCGCACCGCCGGGCGCATTTGCCCGATATGCACCGATGGTCTTTGAATATGCGCAGCGCAACGATCCCGTTGCCACCGCAATCATCGTTGAGGCTGCCGGTCAGATCGATGCGTTTATCGATGCGATGGTGGGGACAGAGCTTCAGCGTCTCTGCCTGCTTGGAGGATTGGCCGGCCCGTACGAACCATGGCTTGCCGACAAGCACAGGGCGCGGATCGTCCCGGCACAGGGTGATGCGCTGGACGGGGCCGCCCAACTCGCGCGCCAACGGTTTCTTATGACTGGAGATGTCCGTGTCTGA
- a CDS encoding GntR family transcriptional regulator, which translates to MGSGPLYLKLRNRVEKAIDEGLLTDGDALPSERDIAELADVSRVTVRKAVQDLVKDGILVQRHGSGTFVSKPVARVEQPLSRLTSFTEDMTRRGWHAQSRWLTRGRFAPSPEEMVSLGLAPGDEVSRIERLRIADAMPLAIERASISAQLLPDPDLVDVSLYAVLEAHGHRPVRALQRISATNLRAEDAELLGVEAGDAGLRIERISYLESGRVVEFTRSLYRGDAYDFVAELTIGKG; encoded by the coding sequence ATGGGCAGCGGTCCGCTTTATCTGAAGCTGCGGAACCGGGTTGAAAAGGCAATTGATGAAGGTCTGCTGACCGATGGCGACGCGCTGCCGTCGGAGCGCGATATCGCCGAACTTGCCGACGTATCACGGGTCACGGTGCGCAAGGCCGTACAGGATCTTGTGAAAGACGGCATTCTCGTCCAGCGCCATGGGTCGGGAACTTTCGTGTCCAAACCGGTGGCGCGGGTCGAGCAGCCATTGTCGCGGCTGACCTCTTTCACCGAGGATATGACCCGGCGCGGATGGCACGCACAGTCGCGCTGGTTGACGCGCGGCAGGTTTGCGCCTTCGCCGGAGGAGATGGTCTCACTCGGTCTTGCTCCGGGAGATGAAGTCTCTCGCATTGAGCGCCTGCGCATCGCTGATGCAATGCCATTGGCAATCGAGCGGGCCTCGATATCTGCGCAGTTGCTGCCCGATCCCGATCTCGTTGACGTATCTCTCTACGCAGTGTTGGAGGCACACGGGCACCGGCCGGTTCGCGCCCTCCAGCGCATATCCGCCACCAATTTGCGCGCCGAAGATGCCGAACTTCTTGGCGTTGAAGCCGGTGATGCGGGTTTGCGGATTGAGCGCATATCCTATCTTGAGTCGGGAAGGGTGGTGGAGTTCACCCGGTCGCTTTATCGCGGCGATGCCTATGATTTTGTCGCCGAACTGACAATCGGGAAGGGCTGA